The following proteins are co-located in the Imtechella halotolerans genome:
- a CDS encoding DUF6095 family protein: MNKEKVYKGIKTLGFTLLLMFTGPVIIHSAFKNQDHVLYIPVLIVGISICISAIVLGFRGINKMVDGIFNK, encoded by the coding sequence ATGAATAAAGAAAAGGTATATAAAGGAATCAAAACATTAGGGTTTACACTGCTTTTAATGTTTACAGGACCCGTCATTATACATTCAGCCTTTAAAAATCAGGATCATGTTTTGTATATACCAGTTCTAATAGTAGGTATTTCTATATGTATAAGCGCTATTGTTTTAGGCTTCCGAGGAATCAACAAAATGGTTGATGGAATATTTAACAAATAG
- the murQ gene encoding N-acetylmuramic acid 6-phosphate etherase, whose translation MNFTKTTEADSYYEHLENMSVGAILSNINKEDKTVPYAVEKALPQIENLINEIVPKLKSGGRLFYIGAGTSGRLGIVDASECPPTFGVDHNVVIGLIAGGDIAIRKAVEFAEDSTTQGWVDLNGYQISKNDVVIGIAASGTTPYVISALDQCNAHGITTGCITCNEGSPLALTAQFPIVVIVGPEFVTGSSRMKAGTAQKLVLNMISTTCMIQLGKIKGNKMVDMQLSNEKLIERGIQMVMKETGLSQSDAQSLLEKHKNVRDVINLFQKDE comes from the coding sequence ATGAATTTTACCAAGACCACAGAAGCCGATTCATATTACGAACATTTAGAAAACATGTCCGTAGGAGCTATATTATCCAATATTAACAAGGAGGATAAAACGGTTCCCTATGCGGTAGAAAAGGCATTGCCTCAAATTGAAAACCTAATTAATGAAATAGTGCCCAAGCTAAAATCTGGAGGTCGACTATTCTATATAGGAGCAGGCACAAGTGGTCGTTTGGGAATAGTAGATGCCTCAGAATGTCCACCTACCTTTGGTGTAGATCATAATGTGGTAATCGGCCTAATTGCCGGAGGCGATATTGCCATTAGAAAAGCAGTAGAATTTGCTGAAGATAGCACCACACAAGGCTGGGTTGATTTAAATGGATACCAAATTTCAAAAAATGACGTAGTCATAGGGATAGCAGCATCAGGTACCACGCCCTATGTAATTTCTGCCTTGGATCAATGTAATGCGCATGGGATCACTACTGGTTGTATCACCTGTAACGAAGGAAGTCCATTAGCACTTACGGCTCAATTCCCTATTGTGGTGATTGTGGGCCCTGAATTTGTCACAGGAAGTTCACGGATGAAAGCAGGTACTGCACAAAAGTTAGTACTAAATATGATTTCTACCACCTGCATGATACAATTAGGTAAAATCAAGGGCAATAAAATGGTGGATATGCAACTTAGCAATGAAAAACTCATTGAAAGAGGTATTCAAATGGTGATGAAAGAAACGGGCCTTTCACAAAGTGATGCACAATCACTTTTAGAGAAGCATAAAAATGTTCGAGACGTAATTAATCTATTCCAGAAAGATGAATAA
- the trmD gene encoding tRNA (guanosine(37)-N1)-methyltransferase TrmD, translating to MRIDIITVLPELLKSPFEASILKRAIEKGLVEVHFHNLRDYVTDNYRQIDDYQFGGGAGMVMMIEPIDKCISALKEERTYDEIIYMTPDGVTLNQKTANILSLKENIIILCGHYKGVDQRVRDHFITREISIGDYVLSGGELGAAVLCDTIIRLLPGVLNDETSALTDSFQDNLLAPPVYTRPADYKGWKVPEILTSGNFPKIEKWREDQAYKRTLERRPDLLKE from the coding sequence ATGCGCATCGACATCATAACGGTACTTCCCGAGCTCCTAAAAAGCCCTTTTGAGGCCTCAATTCTTAAACGTGCAATTGAAAAAGGACTGGTTGAAGTACATTTTCACAACCTACGTGATTATGTAACAGATAACTATCGTCAAATTGATGATTATCAATTTGGAGGTGGCGCTGGCATGGTTATGATGATCGAACCTATTGATAAATGTATAAGTGCATTAAAGGAAGAAAGAACCTATGATGAGATCATCTATATGACTCCGGATGGGGTGACTCTTAACCAAAAAACAGCTAATATCCTTTCCCTAAAAGAGAACATTATCATATTATGTGGACATTATAAAGGGGTAGATCAGCGTGTTCGAGATCACTTTATTACCCGTGAAATTTCAATCGGAGATTATGTCCTTTCCGGAGGTGAACTTGGTGCAGCAGTACTCTGTGACACCATCATACGACTACTCCCTGGTGTACTTAATGATGAAACTTCAGCCTTAACTGATTCATTCCAAGATAATTTACTGGCCCCACCAGTATATACACGTCCAGCAGACTATAAAGGGTGGAAAGTACCTGAAATCCTAACCAGTGGGAATTTTCCGAAAATAGAAAAATGGAGAGAAGACCAAGCCTATAAACGCACCTTGGAACGTCGACCCGATCTTTTAAAGGAGTAA
- a CDS encoding NADP-dependent isocitrate dehydrogenase, which translates to MIKAPKIIYTKTDEAPALATQSFLPIVKAYTASSGIEFETKDISLAGRIIANFPEHLSESQRIGDALSELGELAKTPEANIVKLPNISASIPQLKAAIKELQSKGYNIPNYPDDPSNDVEKDIKSRFDKIKGSAVNPVLREGNSDRRAPKAVKNYAKKNPHSMGAWSSDSKSHVATMSSGDFLSNEQSITSVKAGTISIELIKTDNSKSVLKANIPVQAGEVVDATVMSKKSLLAFLQEQIHAAKKEGVLFSLHMKATMMKVSDPIIFGHAVKVFFAPVFEKFGAQLDAIGVDVNNGLGDLLTKIQSLPEADKEAIEAEIKNCIENGPSLAMVNSDKGITNLHVPSDVIIDASMPAMIRNSGKMWNAKGEAEDTMAVIPDSSYAGVYQTTIDFCKKNGAFDPTTMGTVPNVGLMAQKAEEYGSHDKTFEIHDNGTVQVVDQDGTILMQHQVEEGDIWRMCTVKDAPVQDWVKLAVNRARATQTPAIFWLDKNRAHDAQLIKKVETYLPNYDTTGLDIQILSPEEATLFTLIRLKDGKDTISVTGNVLRDYLTDLFPILEVGTSAKMLSIVPLMNGGGLFETGAGGSAPKHVEQFLEEGHLRWDSLGEFLALAVSLEHLGETYNNPKALVLAETLDEATGTFLDNDKSPSRKVGELDNRGSHFYLAMYWAQALAAQDKDKALKEEFTPIAQALTANEKAIVDELNAIQGKPVDIKGYYFPDELLTSQAMRPSAIFNKIIEKA; encoded by the coding sequence ATGATAAAAGCACCGAAAATCATCTATACAAAAACAGATGAAGCACCTGCTCTAGCTACACAATCATTTTTACCCATTGTAAAAGCATATACAGCCTCTTCAGGCATTGAATTTGAAACTAAAGACATTTCATTAGCTGGAAGGATTATTGCCAACTTCCCAGAGCATTTATCTGAATCACAACGTATAGGTGATGCATTAAGTGAACTTGGAGAGCTAGCAAAAACTCCCGAAGCCAACATTGTTAAGCTACCCAACATTAGTGCTTCGATTCCCCAATTGAAAGCAGCCATAAAAGAACTTCAAAGTAAAGGATACAACATCCCTAACTATCCAGATGACCCTTCAAATGATGTTGAAAAGGACATAAAATCACGTTTTGATAAAATCAAAGGTAGTGCTGTAAATCCAGTTCTTCGTGAAGGAAATTCAGATAGAAGAGCTCCTAAAGCAGTTAAGAATTATGCTAAAAAGAACCCACATTCCATGGGTGCTTGGTCCTCAGATTCAAAATCACATGTAGCCACTATGAGCAGTGGAGATTTTCTGTCTAATGAACAATCTATTACAAGCGTTAAGGCAGGAACCATTTCAATAGAATTAATTAAAACAGACAACTCCAAGTCTGTTTTAAAGGCTAACATCCCCGTTCAAGCAGGAGAAGTTGTGGATGCCACAGTTATGTCTAAGAAAAGCTTATTGGCCTTTCTTCAAGAACAAATACATGCTGCAAAAAAAGAAGGGGTGTTATTCTCTCTACATATGAAGGCCACCATGATGAAGGTTTCTGACCCTATTATTTTTGGCCATGCAGTTAAAGTCTTTTTTGCACCCGTTTTTGAAAAATTTGGAGCTCAATTAGATGCAATTGGTGTAGATGTTAATAATGGATTAGGTGATTTACTTACCAAAATACAATCTTTGCCTGAAGCTGACAAAGAGGCTATTGAGGCTGAAATTAAAAACTGCATAGAAAACGGACCTTCATTAGCGATGGTTAATTCAGATAAAGGAATTACCAACCTACACGTTCCAAGTGATGTAATTATTGACGCTTCAATGCCGGCAATGATCCGTAATTCAGGGAAAATGTGGAATGCTAAAGGAGAAGCTGAGGATACCATGGCAGTGATTCCTGATAGCAGCTATGCTGGTGTATATCAAACTACCATTGATTTCTGTAAGAAAAATGGTGCATTTGATCCTACAACTATGGGCACCGTTCCTAACGTTGGTCTAATGGCTCAAAAAGCAGAAGAGTATGGTTCACATGATAAAACCTTTGAAATTCACGATAACGGGACTGTACAAGTAGTAGACCAAGACGGAACTATTCTTATGCAGCACCAAGTAGAGGAAGGTGATATTTGGAGAATGTGTACTGTGAAAGATGCACCAGTTCAAGACTGGGTGAAACTTGCAGTAAACAGAGCCAGAGCCACACAAACTCCTGCCATCTTTTGGTTAGATAAAAACAGAGCACACGATGCCCAACTAATCAAAAAGGTAGAAACATATTTACCAAATTATGATACTACGGGACTTGATATACAAATCTTGTCACCAGAAGAAGCTACGTTATTTACCCTGATTCGTCTAAAGGATGGAAAAGATACCATTTCTGTTACCGGAAATGTTTTACGTGATTACCTTACAGATTTGTTCCCTATTTTGGAAGTTGGAACCAGTGCAAAAATGCTTTCTATAGTTCCACTTATGAACGGAGGAGGCCTTTTTGAAACAGGCGCTGGAGGCTCTGCACCTAAACACGTTGAACAGTTCTTGGAAGAAGGACATTTACGTTGGGATTCACTTGGAGAGTTTTTAGCTTTGGCAGTTTCGTTAGAACATTTAGGGGAAACCTATAATAATCCTAAAGCCTTAGTACTTGCAGAAACCTTAGACGAAGCAACAGGTACCTTTTTGGATAATGACAAATCTCCTTCTCGTAAGGTAGGTGAACTTGACAACAGAGGAAGTCATTTCTATCTGGCAATGTATTGGGCTCAAGCACTTGCTGCCCAAGACAAGGATAAGGCTCTTAAAGAAGAATTTACGCCCATCGCTCAGGCACTTACTGCCAATGAGAAAGCCATAGTGGATGAATTAAATGCCATCCAAGGAAAACCAGTGGATATCAAAGGATATTATTTCCCGGATGAACTGTTAACATCACAGGCCATGAGACCAAGTGCTATCTTCAATAAAATTATTGAGAAAGCCTAA
- a CDS encoding Do family serine endopeptidase: MKKHVSLIFAGVLGGAISLGAYSLLFQKNTYIIGDETKPSVVTTNFGNAPALNLNENQFVEAAEKTVHSVVHVKNVSVSREPATIFDFFYGSGGRERAQIGTGSGVIITPDGYIVTNNHVIANASQIEITLNNNKIYKAELVGTDPATDIALLKVDADEKLPYLTFADSDNTHIGEWVLAVGNPFNLTSTVTAGIISAKARDLSGSSDKTQSFIQTDAAVNPGNSGGALVNTNGDLIGINTAITSQTGSYVGYSFAVPSNIAKKVVEDIIEFGNVQKGVLGVRGSELNSLNAEKLGVKESEGFYVGGVDEGSGADKAGIKEGDIIKKLDNIKISKFSDLSGYIASKRPNDVIKVAIERDGKALTLPVTLYKNETYRINGLGLEVKNLSDADKKSFKTKNGVKITQASSFYTTNNIEMEGKVLVAINDREIKNVDDVKNIMDNLSQNNRNTLVLINKNGERERFIF; this comes from the coding sequence ATGAAAAAACATGTTAGTTTGATTTTTGCAGGAGTTTTAGGGGGAGCCATTTCCTTAGGAGCTTACTCCTTATTATTTCAAAAAAATACATACATCATTGGAGACGAAACAAAACCTTCAGTGGTTACCACCAATTTTGGTAATGCTCCAGCCTTAAATCTAAATGAAAATCAATTTGTGGAAGCTGCCGAAAAAACGGTACACAGTGTTGTCCACGTAAAAAATGTTTCTGTCTCCAGAGAACCAGCTACGATTTTTGATTTCTTTTATGGATCAGGAGGACGTGAACGTGCACAAATCGGTACTGGATCAGGGGTAATTATTACTCCGGACGGGTATATTGTAACAAACAATCACGTAATTGCCAATGCCTCACAAATTGAAATTACACTCAATAATAATAAAATATATAAGGCTGAATTAGTAGGAACAGATCCAGCCACTGATATTGCTTTATTGAAAGTAGATGCGGACGAAAAGTTACCGTATCTTACCTTTGCGGACTCTGATAATACCCATATAGGTGAATGGGTCCTTGCAGTAGGTAACCCATTTAATCTAACGTCTACTGTAACTGCCGGTATTATAAGTGCCAAAGCACGTGATTTAAGCGGCTCTAGCGATAAGACTCAGTCCTTTATTCAAACAGATGCCGCAGTAAACCCCGGAAACAGTGGTGGCGCCCTTGTAAATACGAATGGTGATCTCATTGGTATTAACACAGCTATTACATCACAAACAGGTTCCTATGTAGGGTACTCATTTGCGGTCCCAAGTAATATCGCTAAGAAAGTAGTAGAAGATATTATCGAATTTGGGAATGTACAAAAAGGTGTTTTAGGAGTACGAGGTAGTGAACTTAACTCACTTAATGCAGAAAAACTAGGTGTAAAAGAAAGTGAAGGATTCTATGTAGGAGGCGTTGATGAAGGATCTGGAGCTGATAAAGCGGGTATTAAGGAAGGCGATATCATCAAAAAACTTGACAACATTAAAATTTCAAAATTCTCGGATCTATCGGGATATATAGCATCCAAACGTCCAAACGACGTTATAAAAGTAGCCATAGAACGTGATGGAAAAGCGCTCACCCTTCCAGTGACCCTGTATAAAAACGAAACCTATCGCATTAATGGACTAGGTCTTGAGGTGAAAAATTTAAGTGATGCGGATAAAAAATCATTTAAAACTAAAAATGGGGTGAAAATTACCCAGGCATCTAGCTTCTATACAACCAATAATATAGAAATGGAAGGCAAAGTTCTAGTAGCCATAAATGACAGAGAGATTAAAAATGTAGATGATGTCAAGAACATCATGGACAATTTATCTCAAAACAACAGGAATACACTGGTTCTTATCAATAAAAACGGCGAACGAGAGCGGTTCATCTTTTAA
- a CDS encoding glyceraldehyde-3-phosphate dehydrogenase produces the protein MSNQKNYEKELAFQADRRRASVEFIKIVSDLWYDKAIELVFFRNQLIDSNVSDIINLHEYAAEFVQKPISIFDTVEIAQAIKSLDLPPAKLDIGKLTYEYHLEDTKYNDSKAFVIDKLKDAKKTDDLQPKDVVLYGFGRIGRLLARELMLKTGRGNQLRLRAIVTRDKITADSLEKRASLLRYDSVHGDFPGTVGIDTENKALIINGTTVHMISAGNPEEIDYTTYGINNALVIDNTGAFRDHEALSRHLTSKGADKVLLTAPGKGVPNIVHGVNHLEYNPDEVSIFSAASCTTNAITPILKVVEDSLGIVKGHLETIHAYTNDQNLVDNMHNKYRRGRAAALNMVITETGAGSAVAKALPTLTGKLTSNAIRVPVPNGSLVVLNLETSTPTTKEGINTIMKKYALEGDLVEQIKYSLNNELVSSDIIGTSAPSIYDSNATIVSEDGKSIVLYIWYDNEYGYSHQVMRLAKYISKVRRYAYY, from the coding sequence ATGAGCAATCAAAAAAACTACGAAAAAGAACTGGCTTTCCAAGCCGATCGACGCAGGGCTTCGGTAGAGTTCATTAAAATTGTGAGCGATTTATGGTACGATAAAGCCATAGAACTGGTTTTCTTCAGAAATCAATTAATCGACAGCAATGTAAGTGACATCATCAATCTGCACGAATATGCGGCAGAATTTGTACAAAAGCCAATTTCTATTTTCGATACAGTAGAAATTGCTCAAGCTATTAAATCGCTAGATTTACCGCCTGCCAAGTTGGACATTGGTAAACTTACCTATGAATATCACTTAGAGGACACCAAATACAATGACTCTAAGGCCTTTGTTATTGACAAACTAAAGGACGCAAAAAAGACAGATGACCTACAACCTAAGGATGTGGTATTATATGGCTTTGGTCGAATTGGTCGTTTATTAGCCCGTGAATTAATGCTTAAAACAGGTCGCGGTAATCAATTACGTTTAAGAGCTATCGTAACTCGCGACAAAATTACTGCTGACAGCCTTGAAAAAAGAGCTTCATTGCTACGTTACGATTCTGTACATGGTGATTTTCCCGGGACTGTAGGTATCGATACGGAAAACAAAGCCCTTATTATTAACGGCACCACTGTACATATGATTTCTGCAGGAAATCCGGAAGAAATTGACTATACAACATACGGAATAAACAATGCCCTGGTTATTGACAATACAGGAGCCTTTAGAGATCATGAAGCGCTTAGTCGTCACCTTACCTCTAAGGGGGCCGATAAAGTTTTATTGACTGCTCCTGGAAAAGGGGTTCCTAATATTGTTCATGGTGTAAACCATTTAGAGTATAATCCAGATGAAGTTTCTATTTTTTCTGCAGCTTCATGCACCACTAACGCCATTACCCCGATCCTAAAAGTAGTTGAGGACTCATTAGGTATTGTAAAAGGGCATTTAGAAACGATCCACGCCTATACCAATGATCAAAACTTGGTTGATAATATGCATAACAAGTACAGACGTGGTAGAGCGGCAGCTTTAAATATGGTAATCACCGAAACTGGAGCAGGTAGTGCAGTTGCAAAAGCCTTACCTACACTTACAGGTAAACTTACATCCAACGCCATCAGAGTACCCGTACCTAATGGCTCACTAGTTGTACTAAACCTTGAGACAAGCACACCAACTACTAAAGAAGGTATCAATACCATAATGAAAAAATATGCGCTGGAAGGAGATCTTGTGGAGCAAATAAAGTATTCGTTAAATAATGAATTAGTGTCTTCAGACATTATTGGCACCAGCGCACCATCGATTTATGATAGTAATGCTACCATTGTATCAGAAGATGGTAAAAGTATTGTACTATATATTTGGTATGATAATGAATACGGGTATTCACACCAAGTTATGCGTTTAGCCAAGTATATTTCTAAGGTAAGACGTTACGCTTATTACTAG
- a CDS encoding TonB-dependent receptor — MGIRKIMFLTFIFITGTFFTISAQERFTLSGVVKASSSNENLIGVSIVVNSLSLGTTTNEYGYYALSLPAGDHKVWISYLGFSDKVVEITLDKNKKLDILLDEATEQLEEVVVSQNSELLNVRKPQMSVNVLNTKTIKQIPAVLGEADIVKSIVLLPGVSNAGEGSSGFNVRGGAVDQNLILLDEATIYNSSHLFGLFSIFNPDAIKDLKLYKGGIPSRYGGRVSSVLEIYQKEGNSKEFKGNGGIGAVASRLLLEGPIANEKSSFLIGGRASYAHLFLKATGNDNSAYFYDLNTKLNFELNPQNTIYLSGYFGRDVFNISESFINSYGNSFVNMRWNHLFSEKLFSNLSLIYSDYYYGLELDFVGFEWNSGIKNFNAKYDFKYYLSNKLQMQFGVNNHYYLFNPGEIKPNRDDSGITYKKLTDKFANEASVYIDIEQQLGDHLSISYGTRLSQFNRFGQKEIYNYANNHAVVYNQSLQQYQSATPTDTIAISNKKTTHKFSNLEPRLAISYALNDNTSIKASYNRMTQYLHLISNTSSPTPLDVWTPSDNFAKPQLLDQFAVGYFKNIGRNYTIETELFYKKIKNRIDYIDGAELIANNAIEQVILPGKARAYGWELLLKKNMGNLTGWIAYTLSKSEQRTPGRNSNEPGINNGQWYNTPYDKTHDVSVTANYKHSEKWTFGGNFIFQTGQPTTYPIGQYTFHGMTIPIYGPRNDNRLPSYHRLDLSATLTPKKNATRNWDAEWIFTIYNVYNRKNANSISFRENRDLNRNEAVKLSLFGIIPAVSYNFKF, encoded by the coding sequence ATGGGTATTCGAAAGATTATGTTTCTTACATTTATCTTCATTACAGGAACTTTTTTCACCATTTCTGCTCAGGAGAGATTTACACTTAGTGGAGTAGTTAAGGCTTCTTCAAGTAATGAAAACTTAATTGGAGTTTCTATTGTGGTGAATTCTTTATCCCTTGGAACTACCACCAATGAATACGGATATTATGCCCTATCACTTCCCGCTGGTGATCATAAAGTGTGGATTAGCTACTTGGGATTTTCCGATAAAGTCGTTGAAATAACGTTAGATAAAAATAAAAAGCTCGATATATTACTTGATGAAGCTACGGAACAACTTGAAGAAGTTGTCGTAAGTCAAAATTCAGAGCTACTCAATGTGAGAAAACCTCAGATGAGTGTAAATGTGCTCAACACTAAAACTATAAAACAAATTCCTGCTGTTTTAGGGGAGGCTGACATTGTAAAATCTATTGTTTTACTCCCTGGGGTGAGCAATGCCGGTGAAGGTTCTTCAGGTTTTAATGTCAGGGGTGGTGCCGTGGATCAAAACCTTATCCTTCTAGACGAGGCCACTATCTACAATTCGTCTCACCTATTTGGATTGTTTTCCATTTTTAACCCCGATGCCATTAAAGATCTTAAACTATACAAAGGAGGTATACCTTCAAGATATGGAGGCCGTGTATCCTCCGTACTTGAAATTTACCAAAAAGAAGGGAACAGTAAAGAATTCAAGGGAAATGGAGGAATAGGTGCTGTAGCCAGTAGACTACTTCTTGAAGGTCCCATTGCCAACGAAAAAAGTTCTTTTCTAATAGGTGGTCGTGCCAGCTATGCCCATTTATTTCTGAAAGCAACCGGTAATGACAATTCTGCCTACTTTTATGATTTAAATACAAAACTTAATTTCGAGTTGAACCCTCAGAATACGATTTACCTTTCAGGTTACTTCGGCAGGGATGTTTTCAATATTTCAGAGAGCTTTATAAATTCCTATGGTAATAGCTTTGTGAATATGCGTTGGAACCATCTTTTCTCTGAAAAGCTATTTTCAAACCTTTCACTCATTTATAGTGATTATTACTATGGATTGGAGCTAGACTTTGTTGGTTTTGAATGGAACTCAGGTATTAAAAATTTCAATGCCAAATACGACTTCAAATACTACCTATCCAACAAGCTACAAATGCAATTTGGAGTGAACAACCATTATTACTTATTTAATCCTGGTGAAATCAAACCTAATAGAGATGATTCAGGTATCACCTATAAAAAATTGACCGATAAATTTGCGAATGAAGCTTCAGTCTATATCGACATTGAACAACAATTAGGAGATCATTTATCGATAAGCTACGGTACACGATTGAGTCAATTTAATCGATTTGGTCAAAAGGAGATATACAACTATGCAAATAACCATGCTGTGGTATATAACCAAAGTCTGCAACAATATCAAAGTGCAACCCCTACTGACACAATTGCAATCTCAAATAAGAAGACTACCCATAAATTTTCAAATTTAGAACCACGTCTAGCTATTTCGTATGCCTTAAATGATAACACATCTATTAAGGCAAGTTATAACCGTATGACACAATATTTACATCTTATTTCCAATACGAGCTCTCCTACTCCGCTTGATGTTTGGACACCAAGTGACAACTTTGCAAAACCACAGTTACTAGACCAATTTGCCGTAGGTTATTTTAAAAATATTGGAAGAAACTATACTATTGAAACCGAATTATTCTATAAAAAAATTAAAAATAGAATTGACTATATAGATGGTGCTGAACTCATAGCCAACAACGCAATTGAACAAGTAATACTTCCTGGTAAGGCAAGGGCTTACGGCTGGGAACTTTTATTGAAAAAAAATATGGGAAATCTAACCGGATGGATTGCCTACACCCTATCAAAATCAGAACAGCGAACCCCGGGGAGAAATTCAAACGAACCTGGTATTAATAATGGACAGTGGTATAACACTCCTTATGATAAAACCCATGATGTATCAGTTACTGCCAACTACAAGCATAGTGAGAAATGGACCTTTGGTGGGAATTTTATTTTTCAAACTGGTCAACCAACCACCTATCCCATTGGTCAGTATACTTTCCATGGGATGACAATTCCTATCTATGGACCTCGTAATGACAATAGGTTACCTAGCTATCATAGACTCGACCTTTCCGCTACACTAACACCAAAAAAGAACGCAACAAGGAATTGGGATGCAGAATGGATTTTCACGATCTATAATGTGTACAATAGAAAAAATGCCAATAGTATATCCTTTAGGGAAAATCGTGATTTAAATCGAAATGAAGCGGTAAAACTTTCACTTTTTGGAATAATCCCTGCCGTTAGTTACAATTTTAAATTCTAG
- the rplS gene encoding 50S ribosomal protein L19, with protein sequence MEALLKFVQDEFVTKKEFPEFAAGDTITVYYEIKEGEKTRTQFFKGVVIQRRGAGATETFTIRKMSGTVGVERIFPVNMPALQKIEVNKRGKVRRARIFYFRGLTGKKARIKEARR encoded by the coding sequence ATGGAAGCTTTATTAAAATTTGTTCAAGACGAATTCGTAACGAAAAAAGAATTCCCTGAATTCGCAGCCGGAGACACTATTACTGTGTATTACGAAATTAAGGAAGGTGAAAAAACACGTACTCAGTTCTTCAAAGGAGTTGTTATCCAAAGAAGAGGTGCTGGAGCTACTGAAACCTTCACTATCCGTAAAATGTCAGGTACTGTAGGTGTAGAGCGTATCTTCCCTGTTAACATGCCTGCTCTTCAAAAAATTGAAGTTAACAAAAGAGGTAAAGTTCGTAGAGCTCGTATTTTCTACTTCAGAGGACTTACCGGTAAAAAAGCAAGAATCAAAGAAGCAAGACGCTAA
- a CDS encoding DUF4249 family protein, with protein sequence MKKYIVSILSLLLFNSCEEVIELELPEGEPRLVIEAVINKSISAQAEYENYVRLSLTAPFYENNNPAVSDASIQLTGSNGFVVNYFETGEPGVYLPEFSFAPADEEQYTLNIIYNNETYQAVTTLVKGTHLTGIEQGDSSLFGEEETEIIISFTDNGDREDYYLFDLGYGLYFTSKDEFFNGQDFSFSYFYEDLDPGDNVNVNLINVTKDFYTYMSILISQSGINGGNPFAAIPGTVKGNFNNLNTPSRIAYGYFRISEVDRASLIVE encoded by the coding sequence ATGAAAAAGTATATAGTTAGTATCCTTAGCCTTCTTTTATTCAATTCTTGTGAGGAAGTAATTGAATTAGAACTACCAGAAGGAGAACCAAGACTAGTAATAGAAGCCGTTATAAATAAATCGATTTCAGCCCAAGCTGAGTATGAGAACTACGTGCGCCTTTCTCTAACCGCTCCCTTTTATGAAAATAACAATCCTGCCGTAAGTGATGCCAGTATACAACTCACCGGAAGTAATGGATTCGTAGTTAATTACTTTGAAACAGGTGAACCAGGGGTATACCTACCCGAGTTTTCTTTTGCACCTGCAGATGAGGAGCAATATACACTTAACATCATTTATAATAACGAAACTTATCAAGCTGTTACAACGCTTGTGAAAGGAACACATCTTACAGGCATAGAACAAGGTGACAGCAGCCTATTTGGAGAGGAAGAAACTGAGATAATTATAAGCTTTACGGACAACGGAGATCGAGAAGACTATTACCTTTTTGATTTAGGCTATGGCCTTTATTTTACAAGTAAAGATGAATTTTTCAATGGTCAAGATTTTTCATTTTCATACTTTTATGAAGATTTAGATCCGGGTGATAACGTCAATGTGAACCTTATTAATGTCACAAAAGATTTTTATACCTACATGAGTATATTAATATCACAAAGTGGTATTAATGGTGGCAATCCATTTGCTGCAATACCAGGTACTGTAAAAGGCAATTTTAATAACCTAAATACACCTTCACGTATTGCTTATGGATATTTCCGAATATCTGAAGTAGATAGAGCGTCATTAATAGTAGAATAA